One stretch of Bordetella avium DNA includes these proteins:
- a CDS encoding NRDE family protein, whose product MCLAVLALNALPGLPVLIAANRDEFHARPAAPAAAWPSGIYAGRDLLAGGTWMGAARNGHYAILTNYREVGRHLPDAPSRGKLAEHFLAGDLPARDYIASVAREGGRYNGFNLIVGDRQDAWYYGNRGGEPRLLKDGLYALSNHLLDSPWPKSLRLKHAVRQTFEHGLDLPALFAALGDRTVAEDASLPDTGLPRERERLLSSPFIVSADYGTRCSTVLLWRANGQGELVERRFDSAARLTGETALHFHLPGTVS is encoded by the coding sequence CCTGAACGCCCTGCCCGGCCTGCCGGTGCTGATCGCAGCGAATCGCGACGAGTTCCACGCCCGGCCCGCAGCACCGGCTGCGGCCTGGCCCAGCGGCATCTATGCGGGCCGCGACCTGCTGGCGGGCGGAACCTGGATGGGCGCAGCCCGCAATGGCCATTACGCCATCCTCACCAACTACCGCGAAGTGGGCCGGCACCTGCCTGACGCCCCCTCGCGCGGCAAGCTGGCCGAACACTTTCTGGCCGGCGATTTGCCCGCGCGCGATTACATCGCCAGCGTGGCTCGCGAGGGCGGGCGTTACAACGGCTTCAACCTTATCGTGGGCGACAGGCAAGACGCCTGGTACTACGGCAATCGTGGCGGCGAACCGCGCCTGCTGAAGGACGGACTTTATGCGCTGTCCAACCATCTGCTGGACAGCCCCTGGCCCAAGTCACTGCGGCTCAAACATGCCGTTAGGCAAACATTCGAACATGGGCTGGATCTGCCCGCCCTGTTCGCCGCGCTTGGCGATCGCACGGTTGCCGAGGATGCCTCGCTGCCGGACACCGGTCTGCCGCGGGAGCGCGAACGTCTGTTGAGCAGCCCCTTTATCGTCAGCGCCGACTACGGCACGCGCTGCTCCACCGTTTTGCTATGGCGGGCCAATGGCCAGGGCGAACTGGTCGAGCGGCGTTTCGATTCCGCCGCCCGCTTGACAGGCGAAACCGCGTTGCATTTTCATCTGCCAGGCACCGTAAGTTGA